The proteins below are encoded in one region of Halalkalicoccus jeotgali B3:
- a CDS encoding zinc-binding dehydrogenase: MTARRVSFRAPEAVRIEEFPVPDPGSNEVLVETERSGISPGTELLLYRGEAPDLPADETIPSLSGDLSYPISYGYAAVGRVIETGEDVDDEWLDRRVFAFHPHASHFCVPPGELQCVPDGLPSEAATLLPNVEAAMNVAMDAAPVVGERALVLGQGVLGLLTTAMLAAYPLDALYTVDRHPLRRERARDLGADEALAPEADLRGALSSAHCEGADLSIELSGNPDALDAAIGATGYAGRVLVGSWYGNKPVTLDLGGRFHRSRISIESTQVSTIAPDLRGRWDKSRRLALAWDRLAGIDAGALLTHRFALEDAPEAYRLLSEHPEDAIGAVLTYP; the protein is encoded by the coding sequence ATGACCGCCCGTCGGGTGTCGTTTCGCGCGCCGGAGGCGGTCCGCATCGAGGAGTTTCCGGTCCCCGACCCCGGCTCGAACGAGGTGCTCGTCGAGACCGAACGCTCGGGAATCAGCCCCGGGACGGAACTGCTGCTCTATCGTGGTGAGGCTCCCGACCTCCCGGCGGACGAGACGATTCCGTCGCTGTCGGGCGATCTGAGCTACCCGATCTCCTATGGCTATGCCGCCGTCGGCCGGGTGATCGAGACGGGCGAGGACGTCGACGACGAGTGGCTCGACCGGCGGGTCTTTGCCTTCCATCCCCACGCGAGTCACTTCTGTGTCCCGCCCGGAGAGCTCCAGTGCGTCCCCGACGGGCTCCCCTCTGAGGCGGCGACCCTGCTACCGAACGTCGAGGCCGCGATGAACGTCGCCATGGACGCCGCGCCGGTCGTCGGCGAGCGCGCGCTCGTCCTCGGACAGGGCGTGCTGGGACTGCTCACGACGGCGATGCTTGCAGCCTATCCGCTGGACGCGCTCTACACGGTCGATCGCCATCCCCTCCGCCGGGAGCGGGCTCGCGACCTCGGCGCCGACGAGGCGCTCGCGCCCGAGGCCGATCTCCGCGGGGCCCTCTCCTCGGCACACTGTGAGGGGGCAGACCTCTCGATCGAACTCTCGGGCAACCCCGACGCGCTCGACGCCGCGATCGGGGCGACGGGCTACGCCGGGCGCGTGCTCGTCGGCTCGTGGTACGGGAACAAACCCGTGACCCTCGATCTCGGCGGGCGATTCCACCGGAGCCGGATCTCGATCGAGAGCACGCAGGTCAGCACGATCGCCCCCGATCTGCGGGGACGCTGGGACAAGTCGAGACGGCTCGCGCTCGCGTGGGACCGCCTCGCGGGAATCGACGCCGGGGCGCTGCTCACCCACCGCTTCGCCCTCGAGGACGCCCCCGAAGCCTACCGGCTGCTGTCCGAGCACCCCGAGGACGCGATCGGAGCGGTGTTGACCTACCCATGA